A single Dasypus novemcinctus isolate mDasNov1 chromosome 4, mDasNov1.1.hap2, whole genome shotgun sequence DNA region contains:
- the LOC139438831 gene encoding keratin-associated protein 10-2-like has protein sequence MSLCSSDLSSSSRLCLPGSRHSCTDCSWQGDDCPESCCEAPCCAPTCCTPTCCAPTPCLTLACTPVSCGSTLCQAVCTSPCAPSCCQQSSCQPACCTPSPCQQACCVPVCCKPLCCEPAPCQDTSSCQQSSCQPTCCTASPCTSCCVPVCCKPICAVPVCCGVSPCQDTSCCQQSSCQPACCTSSPCTPCCVPVCSKLICCRPLCCVPMPCPSPCCRPPSCMSLLCRPICCRPASCVSLLCRPPCPRPACCGPASVPRSCC, from the exons ATGTCCCTGTGCTCCAGCGACCTGAGCTCCAGCAGCCGCCTCTGCCTGCCCGGGTCCAGGCATTCTTGTACCGACTGCTCCTGGCAGGGGGACGACTGCCCAGAGAGCTGCTGCGAGGCCCCCTGCTGCGCCCCCACCTGCTGCACCCCCACCTGCtgcgcccccaccccctgcctgacCCTCGCCTGCACCCCTGTGAGCTGTGGGTCCACACTCTGCCAAGCAGTCTGCACCAGCCCCTGTGCTCCCTCCTGCTGCCAGCAGTCTAGCTGCCAGCCTGCCTGCTGCACACCCTCCCCCTGCCAGCAGGCCTGCTGTGTGCCTGTCTGCTGCAAGCCCCTCTGCTGTGAGCCTGCCCCTTGCCAGGACACTTCGTCCTGCCAGCAGTCTAGCTGCCAGCCCACTTGCTGCACAGCCTCCCCCTGCACGTCCTGCTGCGTGCCTGTGTGCTGCAAGCCCATCTGCGCTGTGCCAGTCTGCTGTGGGGTGTCCCCCTGCCAGGACACTTCATGCTGCCAGCAGTCTAGCTGCCAGCCTGCCTGCTGCACATCCTCCCCCTGCACACCCTGCTGTGTGCCCGTCTGCTCCAAGCTCATCTGCTGCAGGCCCCTCTGCTGCGTGCCCATGCCCTGCCCCTCGCCCTGCTGCAGACCCCCGTCCTGCATGTCCCTGCTCTGCCGCCCCAT CTGCTGCCGCCCCGCCTCCTGCGTGTCCCTCCTCTGCCGGCCCCCGTGCCCCCGCCCGGCCTGCTGCGGCCCTGCCTCAGTCCCGCGGTCCTGCTGCTGA